In the Pleuronectes platessa chromosome 8, fPlePla1.1, whole genome shotgun sequence genome, one interval contains:
- the cryba1l1 gene encoding crystallin, beta A1, like 1, with protein MYRTTRSPMMQPLVNSGMGMAPFFKVTVFEQEHFQGKCLEFTSECCNIQECGLDNIRSIRVESGAWVGFEHHDFQGQQFILERGEYPHWDAYSGSLSYHVERLMSLRPIYCASHQSSRMVIFEKENFMGRSVEICDDYPSLQGMGWMMPEVGSMHVQCGAFVCYQYPGYRGQQYIMECERHSGDYQHWRNWGSHCQTPQIQSIRRIQH; from the exons ATGTACAGAACTACAAGGTCCCCAATGATGCAGCCGCTGGTCAACTCAGGAATGGGCATGGCACCTTTCTTCAAG gtGACCGTGTTCGAGCAGGAGCATTTCCAGGGCAAGTGCTTGGAGTTCACCTCCGAGTGCTGCAACATCCAGGAGTGCGGGCTGGACAACATCCGCTCCATCAGGGTGGAGAGCGGAGC CTGGGTCGGTTTCGAGCACCATGACTTCCAGGGCCAGCAGTTCAtcctggagagaggagagtaCCCCCACTGGGACGCTTACAGCGGTTCCCTCTCCTACCACGTTGAGCGCCTCATGTCTCTGCGTCCCATTTACTGCGCC TCCCACCAGAGCAGCCGCATGGTCATCTTTGAGAAGGAGAACTTCATGGGCCGCAGCGTTGAGATCTGTGACGACTACCCCTCTCTGCAGGGCATGGGCTGGATGATGCCCGAGGTTGGCTCCATGCATGTGCAGTGCGGCGC ctttgTGTGCTACCAGTACCCAGGCTACAGGGGCCAGCAGTACATCATGGAGTGTGAGAGACACAGTGGAGACTACCAGCACTGGAGGAACTGGGGCTCCCACTGTCAGACCCCCCAGATCCAGTCCATCAGGCGCATCCAGCACTGA
- the crybb1l1 gene encoding beta-crystallin B1 codes for MSSGDKSKTSSQTDGKAAQSKKSEMGMMSYKMYVFDQENFQGRMIEISNECMNVCELGMDRVRSLRVECGPFVGFEQMNFCGEMYILEKGEYPRWDSWSNSQKNDYLLSFRPVRMDPEKHKICLHEVGEFKGRKMEIMDDDVPSLFSYGFTDRVGSIIVSCGTWVGYQFPGYRGSQYLLEKGDFRHFNEYGARHPQFQSVRRIRDMQWHQQGCYTMASK; via the exons ATGTCCAGTGGAGATAAATCCAAGACTTCTTCCCAGACTGATGGGAAGGCTGCTCAGAGCAAGAAGTCTGAGATGGGAATGATGTCCTACAAG ATGTACGTGTTCGACCAGGAGAACTTCCAGGGTCGCATGATCGAGATCAGCAACgagtgcatgaatgtgtgtgagctgGGCATGGACCGCGTGCGCTCCCTGCGCGTTGAGTGTGGACC CTTCGTGGGCTTTGAGCAGATGAACTTCTGTGGTGAGATGTACATCCTGGAGAAGGGAGAGTATCCCCGCTGGGACTCCTGGAGCAACAGCCAGAAGAACGACTACCTGCTGTCCTTCAGGCCCGTCAGAATG GACCCCGAGAAGCACAAGATCTGCCTGCACGAGGTTGGAGAGTTCAAGGGCCGCAAGATGGAGATCATGGACGATGACGTTCCCAGCCTGTTCTCCTATGGCTTCACCGACAGAGTTGGCAGCATCATTGTCAGCTGTGGAAC cTGGGTGGGATACCAGTTCCCTGGATACCGTGGCAGCCAGTACCTGCTGGAGAAGGGCGACTTCAGGCACTTCAACGAGTACGGTGCCCGCCATCCTCAGTTCCAGTCCGTGAGGCGTATCCGCGACATGCAGTGGCACCAACAGGGCTGCTACACCATGGCCAGCAAGTGA